Below is a genomic region from Spirosoma radiotolerans.
AGTAATTGATTTTTAGGGAAAGCTGCGAACAGGTATCAGTACTTGTACATCTTAGATCGGTTCCTTCGGGAGGATGGTAAGGTCCTCCCGGCTCGTGTTGCCTTTGGACTATTCTATGGATGGGTGATTGGCTGCTCTGCTGCACCGTGTGCGTCAGCTCATGGGCCAGTAAGTGCCTACCGTCCATTGAATCGGGGGCATACTTGCCGGAATTAAAATAGATGTCGCTGCCCACGGTAAATGCCTGGGCATTTAACTCACGGGACAGTTGTACGGCATACTCGCCCGTATGAATGTTAACGCCCGAAAAATCCGTGCCGAAGCGAGTCTCCATGAAGGTTCGGGTTGTTGCGGGCAACGGATTACCCCCGCCCTGAGTTGCCTGAATCTGGCTGGTGGTAGCCTGAGTGGCCTGACTGCCGCCCGCTTCGGTTTTTCGCTGGATGAACGAGGCCATCGGTTTGCGCTGAAACTGTTCCTTTTCCTGACAGTGGGCGCATTTGCGCTGCACGAAAGGCTGCTCCGGCATCCGCATAATTTGGCCGGCTACGGCGTTAGCCTGTTGCTCGTAGGCATCGTTGGCTGCGCCAACAGTGAGCGTCGGTTCAGCGGTTTCGGTGGTGTGTGTCATAAACTTTTCCCTTCCTTTCGATACTCTTTTCGAATGCCCTGTACGATGTCTTCCAGCAAAATAACCGTTCGTCCGTCTGATGGCTCGGCTTCCGTGGCGACTCCGGCTTCGGTGGCTGGGTCAGTTGCGTTTGGGGGGCCGGCTTCGGTGGCTCGTTTGGTACGGTTCAGCGCCATGAGCGACGCATACTGAACGACGTTCACAATCGAACCTCCGGCCAGATCGTACTGCCGGGCGCACTGGTCAAGGTCAACGCTTTTCTCCAGGACGGCTTTGGGGCTGATCGCATTTTGCCATAATTTCAGTCGTTCTTTGGGTTGTGGCTTTGGGAAATAAATGACCGACTGCAAGCGCCGACTAAAGGCTTCATCGACGTTCTGGCGCATGTTCGACGCCAGGATGACCAGGCCCGCGTAATCCTCCAGCCGTTGAAGCAGGTAGGCAATCTCCTGGTTGGCATATTTATCGTGCGAATCGGAGATGTTCGTGCGTTTGCCAAAGAGCGCGTCGGCCTCGTCGAAAAACAAGATCCAGTTTTTATTCTCGGCTTTGCGAAACACTTTTTCCAGGTTTTTCTCGGTTTCACCAATATACTTCGAGACCACCATCGACAGGTCAATTCGGTACACTTGAAGGCCAAATGTCTTGCCCAGGAGTGCGGCCGTCAGGGTTTTGCCCGTACCAGGCGGCCCATAGAACAGGGCTTTATAGCCAGGCTTGGTGCGCTTGCCCATATCCCAGGTTTCGTAGAGCGTGCGCCCGTGTTCAAGCCAGATTCTGATTTCTTCGATTTGGCGGGCCGTGTTCTCGTCCATGACCAGATCACTCCAGGTCATGCGGGTATACAGCCGTTTTGCCGGAAACTCCAGGCTAAAGGGTGGGGTACGCAGTTGACCGGTCGTAAAAAAGTCGACGTACTCTTCGCTTACCCCAAGCTGACTGCTGTAATAAGGTTCGTTTCCGTTGGACGAATCGATGTATAAAACGTTGTGTTCCAGGAGAATATGAGTAGGCTCGAACAGCCGATAGGCATCAAACCGTTTGCCCAGATCATTGCCCGCCAGAATAAACAGAGCCGTCTCAACCGTTGGCAGAAAGCCGCCGTGTTTCACTCCCTTTACCCCGCCAAATTCGGCATAACCGCGCCCTAACGCTTTGTTGGGCATGAAAAAGATGTCTAACAAGTGCGGCTGTATGTGTGGAATAAGAGCCAGCATTAACAGCGTACGTTCCTGCGCGGAGAGTTTGTAGAACCCGACAAACTCCGCATACACCGAGCGTTCCGTCGATACGTTGGGTGGGCTATCGAGTGGATCGGGTTCCGAATCGGGGGCGGGTGCTTCCAGGAGTTTAAGCCGGGGAGTGGCTCCCCGCAGGGACCACCAGTGTTTTTCTTGCTGCTCCCTTTCGGGGGGGGGCGCTTCCTGGGGGAAATAATTGGCTAGACGAAAATTAACGACACGCGCAAACCAACTGATTTCGCGGGACAGCGTATCGGCGTTGAGCAGTAATTGCTGCTCCGAAGGTTGAGTGGAGGTTGGTTCGGCTACCATTGTGTGTATAAAAGGCTGGGCATCCAGGGGAGTTTGATCAGGGAGAAACTCCACGGAATGCTGTCAAGCAATACGTCGATTGTTTGTCGTTCAACCTGCAACTCCCAGGCTGAGTTGGTAAAGGTGAGCACCCCATCGCGTTGCAGAAACCCCTCGCGTAAGCCGTTCACCGACGTACTTTTTAGGGCTTGCCAATGCGAAATAACGTCGGTCAGCAGGGCGTACGCTTCGCGGTAGCCGGCTTCGGTCAGGTCGATCTTTCGGGGAACGGGTACCTTGAGCGGAATGCCG
It encodes:
- a CDS encoding eCIS core domain-containing protein, with the translated sequence MTHTTETAEPTLTVGAANDAYEQQANAVAGQIMRMPEQPFVQRKCAHCQEKEQFQRKPMASFIQRKTEAGGSQATQATTSQIQATQGGGNPLPATTRTFMETRFGTDFSGVNIHTGEYAVQLSRELNAQAFTVGSDIYFNSGKYAPDSMDGRHLLAHELTHTVQQSSQSPIHRIVQRQHEPGGPYHPPEGTDLRCTSTDTCSQLSLKINYLRHTILRHQQWDIANPTPDYPNGRHAVEIAELQNALANCIGHTVRCRNQPTTVPVPENAPARSSAATRRIATATAVGAGIGMVGGAILGALGGGVGGTLVAPGVGTVGGGAAGGVAGAAYGAGLGGLVGGAVMGGAQALWEWLSD
- a CDS encoding ATP-binding protein, which gives rise to MVAEPTSTQPSEQQLLLNADTLSREISWFARVVNFRLANYFPQEAPPPEREQQEKHWWSLRGATPRLKLLEAPAPDSEPDPLDSPPNVSTERSVYAEFVGFYKLSAQERTLLMLALIPHIQPHLLDIFFMPNKALGRGYAEFGGVKGVKHGGFLPTVETALFILAGNDLGKRFDAYRLFEPTHILLEHNVLYIDSSNGNEPYYSSQLGVSEEYVDFFTTGQLRTPPFSLEFPAKRLYTRMTWSDLVMDENTARQIEEIRIWLEHGRTLYETWDMGKRTKPGYKALFYGPPGTGKTLTAALLGKTFGLQVYRIDLSMVVSKYIGETEKNLEKVFRKAENKNWILFFDEADALFGKRTNISDSHDKYANQEIAYLLQRLEDYAGLVILASNMRQNVDEAFSRRLQSVIYFPKPQPKERLKLWQNAISPKAVLEKSVDLDQCARQYDLAGGSIVNVVQYASLMALNRTKRATEAGPPNATDPATEAGVATEAEPSDGRTVILLEDIVQGIRKEYRKEGKSL